Proteins found in one Oncorhynchus gorbuscha isolate QuinsamMale2020 ecotype Even-year linkage group LG15, OgorEven_v1.0, whole genome shotgun sequence genomic segment:
- the LOC123997722 gene encoding protein rapunzel-like — protein sequence MASQLQKIVSEKKNMVETVMEVFEQGAEVVASIAGDLFPIFAIAAPIVKLALDNVESKEAMFMKEQFQKVREHLEVISEEMQRINEEIKKSGADAAYFSVEENISNQFRKYMDILNAKPKFREVKKKLFMEHFVKTGCDKNLHTLYSAVTGDNFSGESVLEITLNYEEKSRRAMEDFCARLKNLFCIGLIALMGYTALKDCGDEEKLLQDWGEKMKEVQVKMNAVIEDCITSFSKQAELDSRRLVRDHSDLSNQQLADAILEKLKKKYDWVCWSVRIFSSPSGLFSNKNNIQCPTGKNRFQVPATDEKLNIMVSYSASPEPLNKAHIQQLIQGQKKLTVVGTAELLFEQLPGACAVHTVKTCKDLACVWSFAEELHYWEEHKNFYVCVHCN from the coding sequence ATGGCCAGCCAGCTACAGAAGATTGTatcagagaagaagaacatggtAGAGACTGTAATGGAAGTGTTTGAACAGGGAGCTGAGGTGGTGGCCAGTATTGCAGGTGACCTCTTCCCTATTTTCGCCATCGCTGCTCCCATCGTGAAATTGGCCCTGGACAATGTGGAGAGTAAGGAAGCTATGTTCATGAAGGAGCAGTTCCAGAAGGTTCGTGAACACCTGGAGGTGATTTCAGAGGAGATGCAGCGAATTAACGAGGAAATCAAGAAGAGCGGCGCAGACGCTGCCTACTTTTCTGTAGAGGAGAACATATCTAACCAGTTCCGCAAGTACATGGACATCCTCAATGCCAAACCCAAGTTTCGTGAGGTTAAAAAGAAGCTTTTCATGGAGCATTTCGTCAAAACAGGTTGCGACAAAAACCTACATACCCTCTACAGTGCCGTGACGGGAGACAACTTCTCTGGAGAGTCAGTGTTGGAGATTACTCTTAACTATGAGGAGAAAAGTCGACGAGCCATGGAAGACTTCTGTGCCAGGTTGAAGAACCTCTTTTGCATAGGCCTCATCGCTCTGATGGGTTATACCGCACTAAAGGACTGTGGTGACGAAGAGAAGCTTCTTCAAGACTGGGGTGAAAAGATGAAGGAGGTACAGGTGAAAATGAATGCTGTCATCGAGGACTGCATCACCAGCTTCTCCAAGCAGGCTGAACTGGATTCCCGGAGGTTGGTTAGGGACCATTCTGACCTGAGCAACCAGCAGCTGGCTGACGCCATTTTGGAGAAGCTTAAAAAAAAGTATGACTGGGTGTGCTGGTCTGTCCGTATATTCAGCTCCCCTTCGGGCCTGTTCTCAAACAAAAATAACATCCAGTGCCCCACAGGAAAAAATCGCTTTCAGGTGCCAGCGACAGACGAGAAGCTGAACATCATGGTGTCCTACAGTGCTTCACCCGAGCCTCTGAACAAGGCCCACATCCAGCAGCTGATCCAGGGTCAGAAGAAACTCACCGTAGTGGGTACAGCTGAGCTCCTGTTTGAGCAGTTGCCAGGTGCATGTGCAGTCCACACGGTCAAGACTTGCAAAGACCTGGCCTGTGTCTGGAGCTTTGCCGAAGAGTTACACTACTGGGAGGAGCACAAGAACTTCTATGTTTGCGTTCACTGCAATTGA